AGAGTTGATCAAGAGACTACTCCCCACAGTGGTCATCGTCCTGCTCCTTACTTCAGTCGTATCTGCATCCACGTCTTCGTTGGCAATCACGAGCAACGCGAACGTGGTGGCGTTCGCCCCCATGAACCACAAGTTCGACTACGTCGTCGTGATTCTGATGGAAAACCAGGCCCTGAATTCGATCATGCAAGGCTCGTCATCCCCCTTCATGAAAGGCCTCGCAAACAACTTCTCCCTGGCGACCCACTATACTGGGGTAGCCCATCCAAGCCTTCCCAACTACCTCGCTCTTCTGTCCGGGCAACCTTTCATCAACTGGGCCACCGCTGACTGCGGACCGACCGGGGACACGGGCATGTGCACGGCCAACAACGCCACGAATTTGGTTGACAGACTTGAAGCCCACCACCTGACCTGGAAGGCCTACGTGGAAGACTACCCTGCGAATGTTACGAAGGCCCGTTCGTCCGGGGGATGCTACCTGGCAGAAGAGGGACCTGGCAACTTCATCGCCAGGCATGTCCCCTTCCTCTACTTCAACGACATCATAGACAGCCCCGCACGCTGCTCAAGGGTCGTCCCAGCCAATTCAGTGATGAGCACCAGCCAGGAGACCGACGACTTGTTCCTGAAGGATCTGAATTCGGTCTCAACCGCTTCGAACTTCATGTGGCTCACCCCGAACCTGCTCGACGATATGCACGATTCCACGGCCGCCTTCGGTAACAAGTACCTCTCTAATGTCGTCCCTCAGATTCTGAACAGTACCCTGTTCAGAACACAGAACGCAGCTCTGTTTGTCGTCTTCGACGAAGGGGTCAACCCCTACCCGTCCGACTTGATCTACGCAGTCTGGGCCGGCCCGCACGTGAAGACGGGGTACCGGTCCTCGGTCCAATATTCGCAATATTCGTTCCTGGCCACCATCGAGCAGAACTGGGGCCTTCACCCGTTCACTTCCAACGACGTCAACGCGCCGAGCATGTTCGAGTTCTTCAACTAGTCAACCCAAGGACGCCACGCG
The genomic region above belongs to Nitrososphaerota archaeon and contains:
- a CDS encoding alkaline phosphatase family protein; this translates as MIKRLLPTVVIVLLLTSVVSASTSSLAITSNANVVAFAPMNHKFDYVVVILMENQALNSIMQGSSSPFMKGLANNFSLATHYTGVAHPSLPNYLALLSGQPFINWATADCGPTGDTGMCTANNATNLVDRLEAHHLTWKAYVEDYPANVTKARSSGGCYLAEEGPGNFIARHVPFLYFNDIIDSPARCSRVVPANSVMSTSQETDDLFLKDLNSVSTASNFMWLTPNLLDDMHDSTAAFGNKYLSNVVPQILNSTLFRTQNAALFVVFDEGVNPYPSDLIYAVWAGPHVKTGYRSSVQYSQYSFLATIEQNWGLHPFTSNDVNAPSMFEFFN